One segment of Hemitrygon akajei chromosome 15, sHemAka1.3, whole genome shotgun sequence DNA contains the following:
- the LOC140739184 gene encoding cytochrome b-c1 complex subunit 8-like gives MGHHFGNLARVRHIITYTISPFEQRAFANYLIKGIPNTWRRFKGQVFRVVPPFVISYLIYTWGNHEHELLVKKNPADYANDS, from the exons ATGGGTCACCACTTTGGAAATTTGGCCAGAGTGCGACACATCATCACCTACACCATATCTCCCTTTGAACAGAGGGCGTTTGCAAATTACTTAATCAAAGGCATCCCAAATACATGGAGGCGATTCAAAGGCCAGGTTTTCCGTGTTGTTCCTC catttgtgatcTCGTACCTCATTTACACTTGGGGCAACCATGAACACGAATTGTTAGTGAAAAAGAACCCAGCTGACTATGCCAATGACAGTTAA
- the LOC140739185 gene encoding liver-expressed antimicrobial peptide 2-like, translating to MDSRLLKIFAIFCIASTILSNQADCAAIGQMETVFYRVRRMTPLWRWTIQKPVGSTCRNNEDCITKYCRNSRCSVIAHQD from the exons ATGGATTCTCGACTTCTGAAAATCTTTGCAATTTTTTGCATAGCTTCTACTATCTTGAGCAACCAG GCGGACTGTGCTGCTATTGGACAAATGGAGACTGTGTTCTACCGGGTCCGAAGAATGACTCCACTCTGGAGATGGACCATCCAGAAACCAGTTGGATCCACATGTAGAAACAATGAGGATTGCATCACAAAATACTGCAG GAACAGCCGCTGTTCTGTGATTGCTCATCAAGATTGA